A window of Dyella terrae contains these coding sequences:
- the pdsR gene encoding proteobacterial dedicated sortase system response regulator produces MGRSIAIVEDEPLIRANYVEALNRFGYDTRGYGSRHDASTAFAMRLPELVIIDIGLGDEPEGGFDLCRELRARSATLPIIFLTARDSDFDVISGLRLGADDYLSKDTSLHQLAARIAALFRRIESLKAPASSETVIEHGPLKLESERMRITWNGEEIPLTVTEFWMVHTLVRFPGHVKNRDQLMREAELVVDDATITSHIKRIRKKFIAVAPEFDGIETVHGVGYRWRP; encoded by the coding sequence ATGGGCCGCAGCATTGCCATTGTCGAAGACGAACCCCTCATCCGCGCCAACTACGTCGAAGCCCTGAACCGCTTCGGCTATGACACCCGCGGCTACGGCTCGCGCCACGATGCATCCACGGCCTTTGCCATGCGCCTGCCTGAACTGGTGATCATCGACATCGGCCTTGGCGACGAACCCGAAGGCGGCTTCGATCTCTGCCGTGAACTTCGCGCGCGATCCGCGACCTTGCCGATCATCTTCCTGACCGCGCGCGACTCCGATTTCGATGTGATCTCCGGCCTGCGCCTCGGTGCCGACGATTACCTGAGCAAGGACACCAGCCTGCACCAGCTGGCCGCGCGCATCGCTGCCCTGTTCCGCCGCATCGAATCCCTCAAGGCGCCGGCATCGAGTGAGACCGTGATCGAACACGGCCCGCTGAAGCTCGAGTCCGAACGCATGCGCATCACGTGGAATGGCGAGGAAATTCCGCTGACCGTCACCGAGTTCTGGATGGTCCACACCCTGGTCCGCTTCCCTGGCCACGTGAAGAACCGCGATCAGTTGATGCGCGAGGCAGAGCTGGTCGTCGACGACGCCACCATCACGTCGCACATCAAGCGCATCCGCAAGAAGTTCATCGCCGTCGCCCCCGAATTCGATGGGATCGAGACGGTGCATGGCGTGGGTTACCGCTGGCGCCCCTGA
- a CDS encoding ATP-binding protein, producing MTLRRKLLLVALCTLALPVAGWLYVRQMEMLLREGQAQALEASARAMARSLVVTHAPLPQGGGAWFVQETPNPITIDGYGDDWAPMTPWSQPLGARGKLMLAEDGNWLYFYVDVRATHRVRADAGDANVMAADYVVLGLQVGEQQRRYLLASAAPGPVSARPLDPPAPGFPDLLVAQWQEDGSGYRVEGRLPRKLGIDAIDVAVHDAGSVDEPIASWRPLLRYSPQLSDELAQLLTEHVRARVLSPDGWVVARSGHLNAPVAEASDQPGWFASLVYRSLLANPLEDAQPWADEAPRMNLADVHTAGGGGATALWRQGETRGSVVLAVAVPLGGDAKDGVLLLEQASRAVPLLANRALFGLLMTSFGVLLVAGLILLTFATRLSVRLSRLRDAAERAQANDGRLDGQILFDRFPMTDAPDEIGDLARSFERLLDVVGGYTDYLRTLASKLSHELNTPLAIVKSSLDNLEHAALPPDAAPYLARARDGVARLGQLVRAMSEASRMERAIAAAEPEDVDLGEVVRGCADAYRPLAGMRELTCQLPGSPLILHCAPELIAQALDKLFDNALSFTPEHGWIRLSLRALDDGAEIELSNQGAPLPAAMQGRLFDSLVSLRDKATPGDAPHLGLGLYVVRLVAERHQGQAMAHNLADGSGVAFVLRLHGMPRQRLGI from the coding sequence ATGACTCTCCGTCGCAAGCTCCTCCTTGTCGCCCTGTGCACCCTGGCGTTGCCGGTGGCCGGGTGGCTGTACGTGCGGCAGATGGAGATGCTGCTGCGCGAAGGCCAGGCGCAGGCGCTGGAGGCGTCCGCGCGGGCCATGGCGCGCAGCCTCGTTGTCACGCATGCGCCGCTGCCGCAGGGCGGAGGCGCGTGGTTTGTCCAGGAAACGCCCAACCCCATCACCATCGACGGTTATGGCGACGACTGGGCGCCGATGACGCCGTGGTCGCAGCCGCTGGGCGCGCGCGGCAAGCTGATGCTGGCGGAGGATGGCAACTGGCTCTACTTCTACGTCGACGTGCGCGCTACGCATCGCGTCCGCGCCGACGCCGGAGACGCCAACGTCATGGCGGCGGACTACGTGGTGCTGGGTTTGCAGGTTGGCGAACAACAGCGACGGTATCTCCTTGCCAGCGCCGCACCCGGTCCCGTGTCGGCGCGGCCGCTGGATCCCCCGGCGCCGGGATTTCCCGACCTGCTGGTCGCGCAGTGGCAAGAGGACGGCAGCGGATATCGCGTCGAGGGGCGCCTGCCGCGCAAGCTCGGCATCGATGCGATCGACGTGGCCGTGCACGATGCGGGCAGCGTCGACGAACCCATCGCCAGCTGGCGCCCGTTGTTGCGTTACTCGCCCCAGTTGTCCGACGAGCTGGCGCAGCTGCTCACTGAGCACGTGCGTGCGCGGGTTCTGTCGCCCGATGGTTGGGTGGTGGCGCGCAGCGGGCATCTGAATGCGCCGGTGGCAGAAGCCAGCGATCAACCCGGCTGGTTCGCTTCCCTGGTCTATCGATCGCTGCTGGCCAACCCGCTGGAGGATGCGCAGCCCTGGGCCGATGAAGCGCCGCGCATGAACCTGGCTGACGTGCACACGGCAGGCGGGGGTGGCGCGACCGCCCTGTGGCGGCAGGGTGAAACGCGCGGCAGCGTCGTGCTTGCAGTCGCCGTGCCGTTGGGTGGCGACGCCAAAGACGGCGTGCTTCTGCTGGAGCAGGCCAGTCGTGCCGTGCCCTTGCTCGCCAACCGGGCCCTGTTCGGATTGCTGATGACCAGCTTCGGCGTCCTGCTTGTCGCCGGTCTGATCCTGCTGACTTTCGCCACGCGTTTGAGCGTGCGCCTGTCGCGCTTGCGCGATGCCGCCGAACGCGCGCAGGCCAACGATGGACGTCTGGACGGCCAAATCCTGTTTGATCGTTTCCCGATGACGGATGCGCCCGACGAAATCGGCGATCTGGCGCGCAGCTTCGAGCGCCTGCTTGATGTGGTCGGCGGATACACCGACTACTTGCGCACGCTCGCTTCCAAGTTGTCGCACGAACTCAATACGCCGCTCGCCATCGTCAAGTCGTCGCTGGACAACCTCGAGCATGCCGCCTTGCCGCCCGATGCGGCGCCCTACCTGGCGCGGGCGCGCGATGGCGTGGCGCGCCTCGGGCAGCTCGTCCGTGCGATGAGCGAGGCCAGCCGCATGGAGCGCGCGATCGCGGCGGCCGAGCCGGAGGATGTCGATCTGGGCGAGGTGGTGCGCGGTTGCGCGGACGCCTATCGCCCGCTGGCTGGCATGCGTGAGTTGACGTGCCAGCTGCCGGGCTCGCCGCTGATCCTGCATTGCGCGCCCGAACTCATCGCGCAGGCGCTGGACAAGCTGTTCGACAACGCCTTGTCATTCACGCCGGAACACGGCTGGATTCGCCTGAGCCTGCGCGCGCTGGACGACGGCGCCGAGATCGAGCTTTCCAACCAGGGTGCACCGCTGCCGGCCGCCATGCAGGGGCGCCTGTTCGATTCGCTGGTGAGCCTGCGCGACAAAGCCACGCCGGGTGATGCGCCCCACCTGGGCCTGGGCCTTTACGTGGTGCGCCTGGTGGCCGAACGCCACCAGGGCCAGGCGATGGCACACAACCTGGCCGATGGCAGCGGCGTGGCGTTCGTCTTGCGACTGCACGGCATGCCCAGGCAGCGCCTGGGCATCTGA